One window of the Acinonyx jubatus isolate Ajub_Pintada_27869175 chromosome A2, VMU_Ajub_asm_v1.0, whole genome shotgun sequence genome contains the following:
- the KRBA1 gene encoding protein KRBA1 isoform X3 — protein MARQVSVAFQDLAVRFSEDEWQLLGEGQRALYQDVMRENYETLLSLGTAELLPLSAFLSPTEPAGTMEGRSYAGEGQEPPQGGGPLGGAPPHSLHLTALVQLVKEIPEFLFGEVNPESESGGAGLDGERASPEAAVTVQTCPLRGLPGCLPDASTGWPSLATTSSSSSSSSGLPGAGGQGSPLPINTTGKPRSTEKEGPEAPGREPSPPTCSPSRKKGHRKQERGPMGTGAVGISPGSSPLQGLINCLKEILVPGPQHPEVSPRSLPPVPGRDTSQLTRAELGPGSPPWGVKSEAASGDCPLQGLLNCLKEIPETPHGRPSPSGVQEDPGAYRRSSGGPRPPQTPPPGPGPGADGVPPVVKTEDSRAQSPPVPASCQPSKWTHSPSATSSQGSSRDTRGVQVPSWGPVAQAGSASSSPLEALEACLKGIPLSGSLPPQPPATATSGFRSPQPGDPGSQRPELQPRRSHSEEVAMGPLLALSLQGYVRGSPALPSGPHSTPTSFSSSSSTDGDLDFQSPGGSQGRQPGKGSPVGSSSLQGLENCLREIPVPRPQSASSWSSAGDRGPQRAEPKNWTADKEGLRGEACEPAHLGQSQGETPTRSFRLASPQALTSSSVPIGYQRGLKDHGATRPGPWRWLQDGAAAKPSPLHCLENSLKGILPGRPLHFACLAGSGSGSGSGSSPGLSPSPGSGSSSSLSSSEGEELWQLLPQERDRLPSCRGPGPLSPRPGGAPTGGSLGEGPRRAEPGAPYGLHAAGKAEEKTGGRCQLPWREVYSEIPGRPGPLGSSGGGGAAVNPCPAPQLEKRPGPGPCQPLGSAHGPLSWKPRVSEESRGLGPANGRPSVAARTQGKPLPRGLPEPPPVAAIPPALPQTPPQPCPCGSSLQQELRGLGAALSEKLDRLATALAGLSQEVATMRTQVDRLGRRPRGPGPKCQASWPWALSRGPRWASGPAHRHLPYGRQKGPARPKPKILRGQVEGCRAGDTSGLSCRRFRPVPQLPPDAPTAEPSGPDCSPSQQPLSSACSCHTVVTAHAPLGHAGGPQSAPSSSVPTAGPPQVACPTASVDAEPPCAAALPPGTRGRPKDPSSLMVGVQRALGEELWGGGCRALRWGAPSHLLHQLSPAEGSSTLATSPRCRPAPSSCPSPAFPASGP, from the exons ATGGCGCGCCAG GTGTCCGTGGCCTTCCAGGACCTGGCGGTGCGCTTCTCAGAGGACGAGTGGcagctgctgggggaggggcagagggcgctGTACCAGGACGTGATGCGGGAGAACTACGAGACGCTGCTATCCCTGG gGACAGCTGAGctgctccccctctctgccttcctgtctCCTACGGAGCCTGCTGGAACCATGGAAGGCAGGAGCTACGCTGGTGAGGGGCAGGAGCCTCCCCAGGGAGGAGGCCCCCTGG GAGGAGCGCCCCCGCACAGCCTGCACCTCACGGCCCTGGTGCAGCTGGTGAAGGAGATTCCAGAGTTCCTGTTTGGGGAGGTCAACCCCGAGAGCGAGAGCGGGGGAGCCGGCCTGGACGGGGAGCGGGCCAGCCCCGAGG CAGCTGTGACCGTGCAGACATGCCCTCTCCGAGGCCTGCCCGGCTGCCTTCCAGACGCGTCTACTGGCTGGCCCAGCCTGGCCACCACGTCTAGTAGCAGCTCATCGTCCAGCGGCCTTCCTGGAGCCGGGGGACAGGGCAGTCCCCTCCCCATCA ACACTACTGGCAAACCAAGATCTACAGAGAAGGAAGGCCCCGAAGCCCCAGGTCGGGAGCCCAGCCCTCCCACCTGTAGCCCCAGCAGGAAGAAGGGTCACCGGAAACAGGAGAGAGGGCCCATGGGGACAG GTGCCGTGGGAATCTCTCCTGGGAGCAGCCCCTTGCAAGGCCTTATCAACTGCCTGAAGGAGATCCTTGTGCCTGGGCCCCAGCACCCTGAGGTGTCCCCACGCTCACTGCCTCCTGTCCCCGGCCGGGACACCTCTCAGCTAAccagagcagagctggggccTGGGAGCCCGCCCTGGGGAG TGAAGTCAGAGGCAGCTTCCGGGGACTGTCCCCTCCAGGGTCTGCTGAACTGTCTGAAGGAGATCCCCGAGACCCCGCACGGGCGTCCCAGCCCCTCAGGCGTGCAGGAGGATCCAGGGGCCTACAGGAGGAGTTCTGGAG GGCCCAGGCCCCCCCAGACCCCTCCTCCCGGCCCTGGTCCAGGAGCTGACGGCGTGCCCCCTGTGGTGAAGACAGAGGACAGCCGGGCCCAGAGCCCCCCAGTGCCTGCGTCCTGTCAGCCCAGCAAGTGGACCCACAGCCCCTCTGCCACCAGCAGCCAGGGGAGCAGTAGAGACACCAGAGGGGTCCAGGTGCCCAGCTGGGGCCCCGTAGCTCAAG CCGGCAGTGCCTCAAGCTCGCCCCTGGAAGCCCTGGAGGCCTGTCTGAAGGGCATTCCCCTGAGTGGGTCGTTACCTCCCCAGCCGCCGGCCACCGCCACCTCTGGGTTCCGGAGCCCTCAGCCGGGAGATCCCGGGTCTCAGAGGCCCGAGCTGCAGCCCCGAAGATCACACAGTGAAG AGGTGGCTATGGGGCCTCTTCTGGCTCTGAGTCTGCAGGGCTATGTGAGaggcagccctgccctcccctcaggTCCCCACAGCACCCCTACCAGCTTCTCCTCATCCAGCAGCACCGATGGGGACCTGGATTTCCAGAGCCCAGGGGGCAGCCAGGGGCGTCAGCCTGGAAAAG GAAGCCCAGTGGGAAGCTCCTCGCTCCAGGGCCTGGAGAACTGTCTCAGAGAGATACCTGTGCCCAGGCCACAGTCAGCCTCGTCCTGGTCCTCAGCGGGGGACAGGGGGCCACAGAGAGCGGAGCCCAAGAACTGGACGGCAGACAAGGAAG GACTGAGGGGTGAGGCCTGTGAGCCAGCCCATCTGGGACAGAGTCAGGGGGAAACACCCACCAGGAGCTTCCGGCTGGCCAGCCCACAGGCGCTGACCTCTAGCAGTGTCCCCATCGGTTACCAGCGAGGACTCAAAGACCACGGGGCCACCAGGCCGGGACCGTGGCGGTGGCTCCAAGATG GGGCAGCCGCGAAGCCCTCCCCACTCCATTGCCTGGAGAACTCCCTGAAGGGGATCTTGCCTGGGAGGCCCTTGCACTTTGCCTGCTTGGcaggctccggctccggctccggctccggctccagCCCGggcctcagccccagccctggctccGGCTCCAGCTCCAGCCTCAGCAGCTCGGAGGGAGAAGAGCTGTGGCAGCTGCTTCCACAGG AGAGGGACCGCCTTCCGAGCTGCAGGGGTCCTGGCCCCCTGTCCCCACGCCCCGGCGGCGCCCCTACAGGCGGCAGCCTGGGTGAAGGCCCACGGAGAGCAGAGCCCGGGGCCCCCTACGGCCTCCATGCAG CAGGCAAAGCCGAAGAGAAGACGGGAGGCAGGTGCCAGTTGCCCTGGAGAGAAGTGTACTCGGAAATCCCGGGCCGGCCTGGCCCCCTGGGCAGCAGCGGCGGaggag GGGCCGCTGTgaacccctgccctgcccctcagcTGGAGAAAAGGCCCGGGCCAGGGCCCTGCCAGCCCCTTGGATCGGCCCATGGGCCCCTGTCTTGGAAGCCCAGGGTCAGTGAAGAAtccaggggcctggggcctgcaAATGGAAGACCAAGTGTTGCAG CCAGGACCCAGGGCAAGCCACTTCCCAGAGGCCTGCCTGAGCCACCCCCTGTGGCCGCCATCCCTCCGGCTTTGCCGCAGACGCCCCCACAGCCGTGCCCCTGCGGAAGTTCTCTGCAGCAGGAGCTCCGCGGCCTCGGTGCCGCCCTCTCGGAGAAGCTGGATCGGCTGGCCACCGCCCTGGCGGGCCTGTCTCAGGAAGTAGCCACTATGAGGACGCAGGTGGATCGGCTAGGGAGGCGCCCTCGGGGCCCTGGGCCAAAGTGCCAGGCTTCCTGGCCGTGGGCCCTCTCCCGGGGACCTCGCTGGGCCAGTGGCCCTGCTCACAGACACCTGCCCTACGGGAGACAGAAGGGCCCCGCCAGGCCGAAACCAAAGATCCTGCGTGGCCAGGTGGAAGGCTGCAGGGCAGGTGACACCTCAGGCCTCTCCTGCAGAAGATTCCGCCCGGTTCCTCAGCTGCCTCCAGACGCCCCCACAGCAGAACCTTCTGGCCCCGACTGCAGCCCTTCCCAGCAGCCCCTGTCCTCAGCATGCAGCTGCCACACTGTGGTGACAGCGCATGCCCCCCTCGGACACGCCGGGGGTCCGCAGAGTGCCCCCAGCTCCTCAGTGCCTACCGCCGGACCCCCGCAGGTGGCTTGTCCTACCGCCAGTGTGGACGCCGAGCCGCCGTGTGCGGCAGCCCTGCCTCCTGGGACCCGGGGCCGGCCCAAGGACCCCAGCAGCCTGATGGTGGGGGTCCAGAGGGCCCTCGGGGAGgaactgtggggtggggggtgtaggGCCCTGAGGTGGGGGGCCCCTAGCCACCTTCTTCACCAGCTCAGCCCTGCCGAAGGCAGCTCGACCCTGGCCACTTCCCCCAGGTGCCGTCCCGCCCCCTcatcctgccccagcccagcctttCCCGCCTCTGGGCCGTGA
- the KRBA1 gene encoding protein KRBA1 isoform X5 — MARQVSVAFQDLAVRFSEDEWQLLGEGQRALYQDVMRENYETLLSLGTAELLPLSAFLSPTEPAGTMEGRSYAGEGQEPPQGGGPLGGAPPHSLHLTALVQLVKEIPEFLFGEVNPESESGGAGLDGERASPEASCPSSPIAAVTVQTCPLRGLPGCLPDASTGWPSLATTSSSSSSSSGLPGAGGQGSPLPINTTGKPRSTEKEGPEAPGREPSPPTCSPSRKKGHRKQERGPMGTGAVGISPGSSPLQGLINCLKEILVPGPQHPEVSPRSLPPVPGRDTSQLTRAELGPGSPPWGVKSEAASGDCPLQGLLNCLKEIPETPHGRPSPSGVQEDPGAYRRSSGGADGVPPVVKTEDSRAQSPPVPASCQPSKWTHSPSATSSQGSSRDTRGVQVPSWGPVAQAGSASSSPLEALEACLKGIPLSGSLPPQPPATATSGFRSPQPGDPGSQRPELQPRRSHSEEVAMGPLLALSLQGYVRGSPALPSGPHSTPTSFSSSSSTDGDLDFQSPGGSQGRQPGKGSPVGSSSLQGLENCLREIPVPRPQSASSWSSAGDRGPQRAEPKNWTADKEGLRGEACEPAHLGQSQGETPTRSFRLASPQALTSSSVPIGYQRGLKDHGATRPGPWRWLQDGAAAKPSPLHCLENSLKGILPGRPLHFACLAGSGSGSGSGSSPGLSPSPGSGSSSSLSSSEGEELWQLLPQERDRLPSCRGPGPLSPRPGGAPTGGSLGEGPRRAEPGAPYGLHAAGKAEEKTGGRCQLPWREVYSEIPGRPGPLGSSGGGGAAVNPCPAPQLEKRPGPGPCQPLGSAHGPLSWKPRVSEESRGLGPANGRPSVAARTQGKPLPRGLPEPPPVAAIPPALPQTPPQPCPCGSSLQQELRGLGAALSEKLDRLATALAGLSQEVATMRTQVDRLGRRPRGPGPKCQASWPWALSRGPRWASGPAHRHLPYGRQKGPARPKPKILRGQVEGCRAGDTSGLSCRRFRPVPQLPPDAPTAEPSGPDCSPSQQPLSSACSCHTVVTAHAPLGHAGGPQSAPSSSVPTAGPPQVACPTASVDAEPPCAAALPPGTRGRPKDPSSLMVGVQRALGEELWGGGCRALRWGAPSHLLHQLSPAEGSSTLATSPRCRPAPSSCPSPAFPASGP, encoded by the exons ATGGCGCGCCAG GTGTCCGTGGCCTTCCAGGACCTGGCGGTGCGCTTCTCAGAGGACGAGTGGcagctgctgggggaggggcagagggcgctGTACCAGGACGTGATGCGGGAGAACTACGAGACGCTGCTATCCCTGG gGACAGCTGAGctgctccccctctctgccttcctgtctCCTACGGAGCCTGCTGGAACCATGGAAGGCAGGAGCTACGCTGGTGAGGGGCAGGAGCCTCCCCAGGGAGGAGGCCCCCTGG GAGGAGCGCCCCCGCACAGCCTGCACCTCACGGCCCTGGTGCAGCTGGTGAAGGAGATTCCAGAGTTCCTGTTTGGGGAGGTCAACCCCGAGAGCGAGAGCGGGGGAGCCGGCCTGGACGGGGAGCGGGCCAGCCCCGAGG CgtcctgtccttcctccccaaTAGCAGCTGTGACCGTGCAGACATGCCCTCTCCGAGGCCTGCCCGGCTGCCTTCCAGACGCGTCTACTGGCTGGCCCAGCCTGGCCACCACGTCTAGTAGCAGCTCATCGTCCAGCGGCCTTCCTGGAGCCGGGGGACAGGGCAGTCCCCTCCCCATCA ACACTACTGGCAAACCAAGATCTACAGAGAAGGAAGGCCCCGAAGCCCCAGGTCGGGAGCCCAGCCCTCCCACCTGTAGCCCCAGCAGGAAGAAGGGTCACCGGAAACAGGAGAGAGGGCCCATGGGGACAG GTGCCGTGGGAATCTCTCCTGGGAGCAGCCCCTTGCAAGGCCTTATCAACTGCCTGAAGGAGATCCTTGTGCCTGGGCCCCAGCACCCTGAGGTGTCCCCACGCTCACTGCCTCCTGTCCCCGGCCGGGACACCTCTCAGCTAAccagagcagagctggggccTGGGAGCCCGCCCTGGGGAG TGAAGTCAGAGGCAGCTTCCGGGGACTGTCCCCTCCAGGGTCTGCTGAACTGTCTGAAGGAGATCCCCGAGACCCCGCACGGGCGTCCCAGCCCCTCAGGCGTGCAGGAGGATCCAGGGGCCTACAGGAGGAGTTCTGGAG GAGCTGACGGCGTGCCCCCTGTGGTGAAGACAGAGGACAGCCGGGCCCAGAGCCCCCCAGTGCCTGCGTCCTGTCAGCCCAGCAAGTGGACCCACAGCCCCTCTGCCACCAGCAGCCAGGGGAGCAGTAGAGACACCAGAGGGGTCCAGGTGCCCAGCTGGGGCCCCGTAGCTCAAG CCGGCAGTGCCTCAAGCTCGCCCCTGGAAGCCCTGGAGGCCTGTCTGAAGGGCATTCCCCTGAGTGGGTCGTTACCTCCCCAGCCGCCGGCCACCGCCACCTCTGGGTTCCGGAGCCCTCAGCCGGGAGATCCCGGGTCTCAGAGGCCCGAGCTGCAGCCCCGAAGATCACACAGTGAAG AGGTGGCTATGGGGCCTCTTCTGGCTCTGAGTCTGCAGGGCTATGTGAGaggcagccctgccctcccctcaggTCCCCACAGCACCCCTACCAGCTTCTCCTCATCCAGCAGCACCGATGGGGACCTGGATTTCCAGAGCCCAGGGGGCAGCCAGGGGCGTCAGCCTGGAAAAG GAAGCCCAGTGGGAAGCTCCTCGCTCCAGGGCCTGGAGAACTGTCTCAGAGAGATACCTGTGCCCAGGCCACAGTCAGCCTCGTCCTGGTCCTCAGCGGGGGACAGGGGGCCACAGAGAGCGGAGCCCAAGAACTGGACGGCAGACAAGGAAG GACTGAGGGGTGAGGCCTGTGAGCCAGCCCATCTGGGACAGAGTCAGGGGGAAACACCCACCAGGAGCTTCCGGCTGGCCAGCCCACAGGCGCTGACCTCTAGCAGTGTCCCCATCGGTTACCAGCGAGGACTCAAAGACCACGGGGCCACCAGGCCGGGACCGTGGCGGTGGCTCCAAGATG GGGCAGCCGCGAAGCCCTCCCCACTCCATTGCCTGGAGAACTCCCTGAAGGGGATCTTGCCTGGGAGGCCCTTGCACTTTGCCTGCTTGGcaggctccggctccggctccggctccggctccagCCCGggcctcagccccagccctggctccGGCTCCAGCTCCAGCCTCAGCAGCTCGGAGGGAGAAGAGCTGTGGCAGCTGCTTCCACAGG AGAGGGACCGCCTTCCGAGCTGCAGGGGTCCTGGCCCCCTGTCCCCACGCCCCGGCGGCGCCCCTACAGGCGGCAGCCTGGGTGAAGGCCCACGGAGAGCAGAGCCCGGGGCCCCCTACGGCCTCCATGCAG CAGGCAAAGCCGAAGAGAAGACGGGAGGCAGGTGCCAGTTGCCCTGGAGAGAAGTGTACTCGGAAATCCCGGGCCGGCCTGGCCCCCTGGGCAGCAGCGGCGGaggag GGGCCGCTGTgaacccctgccctgcccctcagcTGGAGAAAAGGCCCGGGCCAGGGCCCTGCCAGCCCCTTGGATCGGCCCATGGGCCCCTGTCTTGGAAGCCCAGGGTCAGTGAAGAAtccaggggcctggggcctgcaAATGGAAGACCAAGTGTTGCAG CCAGGACCCAGGGCAAGCCACTTCCCAGAGGCCTGCCTGAGCCACCCCCTGTGGCCGCCATCCCTCCGGCTTTGCCGCAGACGCCCCCACAGCCGTGCCCCTGCGGAAGTTCTCTGCAGCAGGAGCTCCGCGGCCTCGGTGCCGCCCTCTCGGAGAAGCTGGATCGGCTGGCCACCGCCCTGGCGGGCCTGTCTCAGGAAGTAGCCACTATGAGGACGCAGGTGGATCGGCTAGGGAGGCGCCCTCGGGGCCCTGGGCCAAAGTGCCAGGCTTCCTGGCCGTGGGCCCTCTCCCGGGGACCTCGCTGGGCCAGTGGCCCTGCTCACAGACACCTGCCCTACGGGAGACAGAAGGGCCCCGCCAGGCCGAAACCAAAGATCCTGCGTGGCCAGGTGGAAGGCTGCAGGGCAGGTGACACCTCAGGCCTCTCCTGCAGAAGATTCCGCCCGGTTCCTCAGCTGCCTCCAGACGCCCCCACAGCAGAACCTTCTGGCCCCGACTGCAGCCCTTCCCAGCAGCCCCTGTCCTCAGCATGCAGCTGCCACACTGTGGTGACAGCGCATGCCCCCCTCGGACACGCCGGGGGTCCGCAGAGTGCCCCCAGCTCCTCAGTGCCTACCGCCGGACCCCCGCAGGTGGCTTGTCCTACCGCCAGTGTGGACGCCGAGCCGCCGTGTGCGGCAGCCCTGCCTCCTGGGACCCGGGGCCGGCCCAAGGACCCCAGCAGCCTGATGGTGGGGGTCCAGAGGGCCCTCGGGGAGgaactgtggggtggggggtgtaggGCCCTGAGGTGGGGGGCCCCTAGCCACCTTCTTCACCAGCTCAGCCCTGCCGAAGGCAGCTCGACCCTGGCCACTTCCCCCAGGTGCCGTCCCGCCCCCTcatcctgccccagcccagcctttCCCGCCTCTGGGCCGTGA
- the KRBA1 gene encoding protein KRBA1 isoform X6, whose amino-acid sequence MARQVSVAFQDLAVRFSEDEWQLLGEGQRALYQDVMRENYETLLSLGTAELLPLSAFLSPTEPAGTMEGRSYAGEGQEPPQGGGPLGGAPPHSLHLTALVQLVKEIPEFLFGEVNPESESGGAGLDGERASPEASCPSSPIAAVTVQTCPLRGLPGCLPDASTGWPSLATTSSSSSSSSGLPGAGGQGSPLPINTTGKPRSTEKEGPEAPGREPSPPTCSPSRKKGHRKQERGPMGTGAVGISPGSSPLQGLINCLKEILVPGPQHPEVSPRSLPPVPGRDTSQLTRAELGPGSPPWGVKSEAASGDCPLQGLLNCLKEIPETPHGRPSPSGVQEDPGAYRRSSGGPRPPQTPPPGPGPGADGVPPVVKTEDSRAQSPPVPASCQPSKWTHSPSATSSQGSSRDTRGVQVPSWGPVAQAGSASSSPLEALEACLKGIPLSGSLPPQPPATATSGFRSPQPGDPGSQRPELQPRRSHSEAAPMGTWISRAQGAARGVSLEKEAQWEAPRSRAWRTVSERYLCPGHSQPRPGPQRGTGGHRERSPRTGRQTRKALWLLIETGLRGEACEPAHLGQSQGETPTRSFRLASPQALTSSSVPIGYQRGLKDHGATRPGPWRWLQDGAAAKPSPLHCLENSLKGILPGRPLHFACLAGSGSGSGSGSSPGLSPSPGSGSSSSLSSSEGEELWQLLPQERDRLPSCRGPGPLSPRPGGAPTGGSLGEGPRRAEPGAPYGLHAAGKAEEKTGGRCQLPWREVYSEIPGRPGPLGSSGGGGAAVNPCPAPQLEKRPGPGPCQPLGSAHGPLSWKPRVSEESRGLGPANGRPSVAARTQGKPLPRGLPEPPPVAAIPPALPQTPPQPCPCGSSLQQELRGLGAALSEKLDRLATALAGLSQEVATMRTQVDRLGRRPRGPGPKCQASWPWALSRGPRWASGPAHRHLPYGRQKGPARPKPKILRGQVEGCRAGDTSGLSCRRFRPVPQLPPDAPTAEPSGPDCSPSQQPLSSACSCHTVVTAHAPLGHAGGPQSAPSSSVPTAGPPQVACPTASVDAEPPCAAALPPGTRGRPKDPSSLMVGVQRALGEELWGGGCRALRWGAPSHLLHQLSPAEGSSTLATSPRCRPAPSSCPSPAFPASGP is encoded by the exons ATGGCGCGCCAG GTGTCCGTGGCCTTCCAGGACCTGGCGGTGCGCTTCTCAGAGGACGAGTGGcagctgctgggggaggggcagagggcgctGTACCAGGACGTGATGCGGGAGAACTACGAGACGCTGCTATCCCTGG gGACAGCTGAGctgctccccctctctgccttcctgtctCCTACGGAGCCTGCTGGAACCATGGAAGGCAGGAGCTACGCTGGTGAGGGGCAGGAGCCTCCCCAGGGAGGAGGCCCCCTGG GAGGAGCGCCCCCGCACAGCCTGCACCTCACGGCCCTGGTGCAGCTGGTGAAGGAGATTCCAGAGTTCCTGTTTGGGGAGGTCAACCCCGAGAGCGAGAGCGGGGGAGCCGGCCTGGACGGGGAGCGGGCCAGCCCCGAGG CgtcctgtccttcctccccaaTAGCAGCTGTGACCGTGCAGACATGCCCTCTCCGAGGCCTGCCCGGCTGCCTTCCAGACGCGTCTACTGGCTGGCCCAGCCTGGCCACCACGTCTAGTAGCAGCTCATCGTCCAGCGGCCTTCCTGGAGCCGGGGGACAGGGCAGTCCCCTCCCCATCA ACACTACTGGCAAACCAAGATCTACAGAGAAGGAAGGCCCCGAAGCCCCAGGTCGGGAGCCCAGCCCTCCCACCTGTAGCCCCAGCAGGAAGAAGGGTCACCGGAAACAGGAGAGAGGGCCCATGGGGACAG GTGCCGTGGGAATCTCTCCTGGGAGCAGCCCCTTGCAAGGCCTTATCAACTGCCTGAAGGAGATCCTTGTGCCTGGGCCCCAGCACCCTGAGGTGTCCCCACGCTCACTGCCTCCTGTCCCCGGCCGGGACACCTCTCAGCTAAccagagcagagctggggccTGGGAGCCCGCCCTGGGGAG TGAAGTCAGAGGCAGCTTCCGGGGACTGTCCCCTCCAGGGTCTGCTGAACTGTCTGAAGGAGATCCCCGAGACCCCGCACGGGCGTCCCAGCCCCTCAGGCGTGCAGGAGGATCCAGGGGCCTACAGGAGGAGTTCTGGAG GGCCCAGGCCCCCCCAGACCCCTCCTCCCGGCCCTGGTCCAGGAGCTGACGGCGTGCCCCCTGTGGTGAAGACAGAGGACAGCCGGGCCCAGAGCCCCCCAGTGCCTGCGTCCTGTCAGCCCAGCAAGTGGACCCACAGCCCCTCTGCCACCAGCAGCCAGGGGAGCAGTAGAGACACCAGAGGGGTCCAGGTGCCCAGCTGGGGCCCCGTAGCTCAAG CCGGCAGTGCCTCAAGCTCGCCCCTGGAAGCCCTGGAGGCCTGTCTGAAGGGCATTCCCCTGAGTGGGTCGTTACCTCCCCAGCCGCCGGCCACCGCCACCTCTGGGTTCCGGAGCCCTCAGCCGGGAGATCCCGGGTCTCAGAGGCCCGAGCTGCAGCCCCGAAGATCACACAGTGAAG CAGCACCGATGGGGACCTGGATTTCCAGAGCCCAGGGGGCAGCCAGGGGCGTCAGCCTGGAAAAG GAAGCCCAGTGGGAAGCTCCTCGCTCCAGGGCCTGGAGAACTGTCTCAGAGAGATACCTGTGCCCAGGCCACAGTCAGCCTCGTCCTGGTCCTCAGCGGGGGACAGGGGGCCACAGAGAGCGGAGCCCAAGAACTGGACGGCAGACAAGGAAG GCCCTTTGGCTTCTCATTGAAACAGGACTGAGGGGTGAGGCCTGTGAGCCAGCCCATCTGGGACAGAGTCAGGGGGAAACACCCACCAGGAGCTTCCGGCTGGCCAGCCCACAGGCGCTGACCTCTAGCAGTGTCCCCATCGGTTACCAGCGAGGACTCAAAGACCACGGGGCCACCAGGCCGGGACCGTGGCGGTGGCTCCAAGATG GGGCAGCCGCGAAGCCCTCCCCACTCCATTGCCTGGAGAACTCCCTGAAGGGGATCTTGCCTGGGAGGCCCTTGCACTTTGCCTGCTTGGcaggctccggctccggctccggctccggctccagCCCGggcctcagccccagccctggctccGGCTCCAGCTCCAGCCTCAGCAGCTCGGAGGGAGAAGAGCTGTGGCAGCTGCTTCCACAGG AGAGGGACCGCCTTCCGAGCTGCAGGGGTCCTGGCCCCCTGTCCCCACGCCCCGGCGGCGCCCCTACAGGCGGCAGCCTGGGTGAAGGCCCACGGAGAGCAGAGCCCGGGGCCCCCTACGGCCTCCATGCAG CAGGCAAAGCCGAAGAGAAGACGGGAGGCAGGTGCCAGTTGCCCTGGAGAGAAGTGTACTCGGAAATCCCGGGCCGGCCTGGCCCCCTGGGCAGCAGCGGCGGaggag GGGCCGCTGTgaacccctgccctgcccctcagcTGGAGAAAAGGCCCGGGCCAGGGCCCTGCCAGCCCCTTGGATCGGCCCATGGGCCCCTGTCTTGGAAGCCCAGGGTCAGTGAAGAAtccaggggcctggggcctgcaAATGGAAGACCAAGTGTTGCAG CCAGGACCCAGGGCAAGCCACTTCCCAGAGGCCTGCCTGAGCCACCCCCTGTGGCCGCCATCCCTCCGGCTTTGCCGCAGACGCCCCCACAGCCGTGCCCCTGCGGAAGTTCTCTGCAGCAGGAGCTCCGCGGCCTCGGTGCCGCCCTCTCGGAGAAGCTGGATCGGCTGGCCACCGCCCTGGCGGGCCTGTCTCAGGAAGTAGCCACTATGAGGACGCAGGTGGATCGGCTAGGGAGGCGCCCTCGGGGCCCTGGGCCAAAGTGCCAGGCTTCCTGGCCGTGGGCCCTCTCCCGGGGACCTCGCTGGGCCAGTGGCCCTGCTCACAGACACCTGCCCTACGGGAGACAGAAGGGCCCCGCCAGGCCGAAACCAAAGATCCTGCGTGGCCAGGTGGAAGGCTGCAGGGCAGGTGACACCTCAGGCCTCTCCTGCAGAAGATTCCGCCCGGTTCCTCAGCTGCCTCCAGACGCCCCCACAGCAGAACCTTCTGGCCCCGACTGCAGCCCTTCCCAGCAGCCCCTGTCCTCAGCATGCAGCTGCCACACTGTGGTGACAGCGCATGCCCCCCTCGGACACGCCGGGGGTCCGCAGAGTGCCCCCAGCTCCTCAGTGCCTACCGCCGGACCCCCGCAGGTGGCTTGTCCTACCGCCAGTGTGGACGCCGAGCCGCCGTGTGCGGCAGCCCTGCCTCCTGGGACCCGGGGCCGGCCCAAGGACCCCAGCAGCCTGATGGTGGGGGTCCAGAGGGCCCTCGGGGAGgaactgtggggtggggggtgtaggGCCCTGAGGTGGGGGGCCCCTAGCCACCTTCTTCACCAGCTCAGCCCTGCCGAAGGCAGCTCGACCCTGGCCACTTCCCCCAGGTGCCGTCCCGCCCCCTcatcctgccccagcccagcctttCCCGCCTCTGGGCCGTGA